A window of Dyella terrae contains these coding sequences:
- a CDS encoding FmdB family zinc ribbon protein: protein MPIYEFECGGCGHRFDRLQKMSDPDPTGCPQCAADQVQRKVSAPSFRLAGSGWYETDFKKDGDKKRNLAGDSAAPAPAPAPAPAPAPAPASSD, encoded by the coding sequence ATGCCCATCTATGAATTCGAGTGCGGCGGCTGCGGCCACCGTTTCGACCGTTTGCAGAAAATGTCCGATCCCGATCCCACGGGATGCCCGCAGTGCGCCGCCGACCAGGTGCAGCGCAAGGTGAGCGCGCCGTCGTTCCGTCTGGCCGGCAGTGGCTGGTACGAGACCGATTTCAAGAAGGACGGCGACAAGAAGCGCAACCTGGCGGGTGATTCCGCCGCGCCTGCACCCGCCCCAGCGCCGGCCCCGGCACCGGCTCCCGCGCCTGCCAGCAGCGACTGA
- a CDS encoding DUF3011 domain-containing protein — protein MSGMSKVVWAVAGLALAGAGMAVPQSAHAQYQGSITCSSTDGRFARCRTPWSDSQLDRQLSDTRCVRGQSWGSDRGSVWVDRGCRATFVEARGWGGGGGRPGYGGGGGGWQPGLDWDRQIQLTCQSNSARYQMCQVDVGRNGRVRMVRQMSDTRCEEGYSWGWNRAGVWVDRGCRATFVVDRRW, from the coding sequence ATGAGCGGAATGAGCAAGGTGGTGTGGGCAGTGGCCGGTCTGGCGCTGGCAGGTGCAGGCATGGCGGTACCGCAAAGCGCCCACGCCCAATACCAAGGCTCGATCACCTGCTCCAGCACAGACGGTCGCTTCGCCCGGTGCCGTACCCCGTGGTCGGATTCCCAGCTGGATCGCCAGCTTTCCGATACGCGCTGCGTGCGCGGCCAGAGCTGGGGCTCGGACCGCGGCAGCGTGTGGGTGGACCGCGGTTGTCGCGCCACCTTCGTTGAGGCCCGTGGTTGGGGCGGTGGCGGCGGTCGCCCCGGTTACGGCGGCGGTGGCGGCGGCTGGCAGCCCGGTCTGGACTGGGATCGCCAGATCCAGCTGACCTGCCAGAGCAACAGCGCGCGTTATCAGATGTGCCAGGTTGACGTGGGCCGCAATGGCCGCGTGCGCATGGTCCGTCAGATGTCCGACACGCGCTGCGAAGAGGGTTACAGCTGGGGCTGGAACCGCGCCGGCGTGTGGGTCGATCGCGGCTGCCGTGCCACGTTTGTGGTGGATCGCCGCTGGTAA
- the aspS gene encoding aspartate--tRNA ligase, with translation MRTHFCGLIDESLVGQTVTLCGWVNTLRLQSHVAFVDLRDHEGLAQVVVERDNADAFAVAGEIGYEYCLRVTGTIRKRLSANDKLKTGTVELLADKVEILNAAKDLPFALHENPNEDMRMTYRYLDLRRPEMQRMMRTRTKLVTTLRRYLDARGFQDIETPILTKATPEGARDYLVPSRVHAGQFYALPQSPQLFKQILMMAGFDRYYQIARCFRDEDLRADRQPEFTQLDLEFAFVEEKDVQDFVEELIRHVFKEVQGVDLASEFPRMTWDEAMRRFGSDKPDLRIALELVDVAEALKHVEFKVFAEPANDPAGRVAALRLPGGATLTRKEIDQLTEYVAKYGAKGLAWLRVDDLAKGREGINSPVAKFLDDAALDALLKATGAQTGDTVFVGAGKWKVVTDFMGALRLKVGKDRGFVENSWKPLWVTDFPMFEYDDEEKRFVALHHPFTAPKVDDIGDLRANAATAVSRGYDMVLNGNEIGGGSIRIHRPEMQSAVFELLGISAEEADMKFGFLLKALKFGAPPHGGLAFGIDRIAALMAGTESIRDVIAFPKTTSAQDLMTDAPSPVALAQLKELHVRTVEE, from the coding sequence ATGCGCACGCATTTCTGCGGCCTCATCGACGAGTCGCTGGTCGGCCAGACCGTCACCCTGTGCGGCTGGGTCAACACCCTTCGCCTGCAGAGCCACGTGGCTTTTGTGGATCTTCGCGATCACGAAGGCCTCGCCCAGGTGGTGGTGGAGCGTGACAACGCCGATGCGTTCGCTGTCGCCGGCGAAATCGGCTACGAGTACTGCCTGCGCGTGACGGGCACCATCCGCAAGCGCCTGTCGGCCAACGACAAGCTCAAGACCGGCACGGTTGAGCTGCTGGCCGACAAGGTCGAGATCCTCAATGCCGCGAAGGACCTGCCGTTCGCGCTGCACGAGAATCCCAACGAGGACATGCGGATGACCTACCGCTACCTCGACCTGCGTCGTCCGGAGATGCAGCGCATGATGCGCACGCGCACGAAGCTCGTGACGACGCTGCGCCGTTACCTCGATGCGCGCGGTTTCCAGGATATCGAAACCCCGATTCTGACCAAGGCCACGCCCGAAGGCGCGCGTGATTACCTGGTGCCCAGCCGCGTGCATGCAGGCCAGTTCTACGCGCTGCCGCAGTCGCCGCAGCTGTTCAAGCAGATCCTGATGATGGCCGGTTTCGACCGCTACTATCAGATCGCGCGCTGCTTCCGTGACGAAGACCTTCGCGCCGACCGCCAGCCGGAATTCACCCAGCTCGATCTTGAATTCGCTTTTGTCGAAGAAAAGGACGTGCAGGACTTCGTGGAGGAGCTGATCCGCCACGTGTTCAAGGAAGTGCAGGGCGTGGACCTGGCGTCCGAATTCCCGCGCATGACCTGGGACGAAGCCATGCGTCGCTTCGGTTCGGACAAGCCGGACCTGCGCATCGCGCTCGAACTGGTCGACGTCGCCGAGGCGCTCAAGCACGTCGAGTTCAAGGTGTTTGCCGAGCCCGCTAACGATCCGGCCGGTCGCGTTGCCGCGCTGCGCCTTCCGGGCGGCGCCACGCTGACGCGCAAGGAAATCGACCAGCTCACCGAGTACGTCGCCAAGTACGGCGCGAAGGGCCTGGCCTGGCTGCGCGTGGATGACCTGGCCAAGGGTCGCGAAGGCATCAACTCGCCGGTGGCCAAGTTCCTTGATGACGCCGCGCTCGACGCGCTGCTCAAGGCGACCGGTGCGCAGACTGGCGACACGGTGTTTGTTGGCGCGGGTAAGTGGAAGGTCGTCACCGACTTCATGGGCGCGCTGCGTCTGAAGGTCGGCAAGGACCGCGGCTTCGTCGAAAACAGCTGGAAGCCGCTGTGGGTGACCGACTTCCCGATGTTCGAATACGACGACGAGGAAAAGCGCTTCGTCGCCTTGCATCACCCCTTCACCGCGCCCAAGGTCGACGATATCGGCGACCTGCGCGCCAACGCCGCGACCGCCGTGAGCCGCGGCTACGACATGGTGCTCAACGGCAACGAAATCGGCGGTGGTTCGATTCGTATCCACCGTCCGGAGATGCAGAGCGCGGTGTTCGAGTTGCTCGGCATCAGCGCGGAAGAGGCGGACATGAAGTTCGGCTTCCTGCTCAAGGCGCTCAAGTTCGGCGCGCCGCCGCACGGTGGCCTGGCCTTCGGTATCGATCGCATCGCGGCGCTGATGGCAGGCACCGAGTCCATCCGCGACGTGATCGCTTTCCCCAAGACCACCAGTGCTCAGGATCTGATGACCGACGCGCCGTCGCCGGTGGCGTTGGCGCAGCTGAAGGAGCTGCACGTCCGCACGGTTGAGGAGTGA
- a CDS encoding alpha/beta fold hydrolase encodes MPSHIILLHGLWMRGFALLMLHRRLIEAGYRVHRFDYMSVAATQERILGRLQERMRELEGDGAPVHLVGHSLGGLLALRACETPEPLPAGRIVCLGSPLLGSAAARAFSGKGGRGGEALLGHNRSLLEHGFERWAGPREVGVIAGRMAMGLGMMLGPLEGENDGTVAVAETRLPGVTDHCVVEANHTGLLFSTATADRIGQFLRDGSFGPASDTAPLA; translated from the coding sequence ATGCCCTCTCACATCATCCTGCTGCACGGCCTGTGGATGCGCGGTTTCGCGCTGCTGATGCTGCATCGTCGGTTGATCGAGGCGGGGTATCGGGTGCATCGCTTTGACTACATGAGCGTGGCGGCGACGCAGGAGCGCATCCTGGGGCGTTTGCAGGAGCGCATGCGCGAACTTGAAGGCGATGGTGCGCCGGTGCATCTGGTGGGGCATAGCCTGGGTGGCCTGTTGGCACTGCGGGCGTGCGAAACGCCGGAACCGCTGCCTGCGGGTCGCATCGTCTGCCTGGGTTCCCCGCTGCTGGGCAGTGCGGCGGCGCGTGCTTTCTCGGGCAAGGGCGGTCGCGGTGGTGAAGCCTTGCTGGGACACAATCGTTCGTTGCTGGAGCATGGCTTTGAGCGCTGGGCCGGGCCGCGCGAGGTAGGGGTCATCGCCGGCCGCATGGCGATGGGTCTGGGCATGATGCTCGGGCCGCTGGAAGGCGAGAACGACGGCACCGTTGCGGTGGCCGAAACCCGCTTGCCTGGGGTGACCGACCACTGCGTCGTCGAGGCGAACCATACGGGTCTGCTTTTCTCCACGGCTACCGCCGATCGGATCGGGCAATTCCTGCGCGACGGCAGTTTTGGCCCGGCCAGCGACACCGCGCCATTGGCCTGA
- a CDS encoding YebC/PmpR family DNA-binding transcriptional regulator encodes MGRGPSIEGRKNAEDAKRAKVFTKLIREITVATRAGAADPAANPRLRAAVDKALSANMTKDTIERAIKRGSGADGAGDEIRYEGYGPGGVALIIDCFTDNQTRTVADVRAVLNKNGGNLGTSNSVAFQFTRCGELVFATGGDAAKEEKVLEAALEAGADDVVNENGESTVVCAPENFESVQQGLLDAGLTAEHAGVTMRPNNRVAVSAENVEALQTLLDKLDALDDVSEVSHNALLPADAAH; translated from the coding sequence ATGGGTAGAGGCCCGTCCATCGAAGGTCGCAAGAACGCCGAAGACGCCAAGCGCGCCAAGGTGTTCACCAAGCTGATCCGCGAAATCACCGTCGCAACCCGCGCGGGTGCCGCCGACCCGGCCGCCAATCCGCGCTTGCGCGCGGCGGTGGACAAGGCCCTGTCCGCCAACATGACCAAGGACACCATCGAGCGCGCCATCAAGCGCGGCTCGGGTGCCGACGGCGCCGGCGATGAAATCCGCTACGAAGGCTACGGCCCGGGCGGCGTCGCGCTGATCATCGACTGCTTCACCGACAACCAGACGCGCACCGTCGCCGACGTGCGTGCCGTCCTCAACAAGAACGGCGGCAACCTGGGTACCAGCAACTCGGTGGCGTTCCAGTTCACCCGCTGTGGTGAGCTTGTATTCGCCACGGGCGGCGATGCGGCCAAGGAAGAGAAAGTGCTCGAAGCCGCGCTCGAGGCTGGTGCCGACGACGTCGTCAATGAAAACGGCGAAAGCACGGTCGTCTGCGCGCCGGAGAACTTCGAGTCCGTGCAGCAGGGGCTGCTCGATGCCGGCCTCACCGCCGAGCATGCCGGCGTGACCATGCGTCCCAACAACCGCGTGGCGGTTTCGGCCGAAAACGTGGAAGCCCTGCAGACGCTGCTGGACAAGCTCGACGCGCTGGACGACGTCAGCGAGGTCTCGCACAACGCCCTGTTGCCCGCTGACGCCGCCCACTGA
- the ruvC gene encoding crossover junction endodeoxyribonuclease RuvC translates to MTRILGIDPGSQRTGVGIIDVGEGGKLSHVFHGALMVGKEETFPLRLKRIFDELCDIIATHRPDECGVERVFMARNADSALKLGQARGAAICAVVSQGISVHEYAATEVKQAVVGTGRGDKTQVQHMIGILLGLKGPLQADAADALAIAVAHAHTRASLARVGIPRTAWRRR, encoded by the coding sequence ATGACGCGCATCTTAGGCATCGACCCGGGCAGTCAACGCACCGGCGTGGGCATCATTGACGTTGGCGAGGGCGGCAAGCTCTCGCACGTCTTCCACGGTGCGCTGATGGTGGGGAAGGAGGAAACCTTCCCGCTTCGCCTGAAACGCATCTTTGACGAGCTCTGTGACATCATCGCCACCCATCGGCCGGATGAGTGCGGGGTGGAGCGCGTGTTCATGGCGCGCAACGCCGATTCGGCCTTGAAGCTGGGGCAGGCGAGAGGCGCCGCGATCTGCGCGGTAGTAAGCCAGGGGATCTCGGTGCACGAATACGCAGCGACAGAAGTCAAACAAGCAGTGGTCGGGACGGGTCGTGGCGATAAAACCCAGGTACAGCACATGATCGGCATCCTGCTGGGTCTCAAGGGCCCGCTGCAGGCCGACGCCGCCGATGCGCTCGCCATTGCCGTCGCGCATGCACACACCCGTGCCAGTCTGGCCCGTGTCGGGATTCCGCGTACCGCCTGGAGGCGTCGATGA
- the ruvA gene encoding Holliday junction branch migration protein RuvA — MIGRLRGILVSKQPPWLLIDVGGVGYELEAPMSTIYDLPPTGKEVTLLTHYAVKEDSVALYGFMHEAERALFRNLQKVSGIGAKISLAVLSGVSTADFARLVQAGDVVALTKIPGIGKKTAERMVVELRDRVDGMGISLPGMTGKAAAPVDPAGEATVALQQLGYKPAEVTRLVQKVAAEGDTAESIIRKALRAALGS; from the coding sequence ATGATCGGTCGCCTGCGGGGCATCCTGGTTTCCAAGCAGCCGCCGTGGCTGCTGATCGACGTGGGCGGCGTGGGCTACGAGCTTGAGGCACCCATGTCCACGATTTACGACCTCCCGCCCACGGGCAAGGAAGTCACGCTGCTCACGCACTACGCGGTGAAGGAAGACAGCGTCGCGCTGTACGGCTTCATGCATGAGGCCGAGCGCGCGCTGTTCCGCAATCTGCAGAAAGTCAGTGGCATCGGCGCGAAGATCTCGCTGGCCGTGCTGTCGGGGGTATCGACCGCCGATTTCGCTCGCCTGGTCCAGGCCGGTGACGTGGTCGCGCTGACCAAGATTCCCGGCATCGGCAAGAAAACCGCCGAGCGCATGGTGGTCGAATTGCGCGATCGCGTGGATGGGATGGGGATTTCCCTGCCAGGCATGACCGGCAAAGCGGCCGCGCCGGTCGATCCGGCCGGCGAGGCAACGGTGGCTTTGCAGCAGTTGGGTTATAAGCCTGCCGAAGTAACACGTCTGGTACAGAAGGTGGCGGCCGAAGGCGACACCGCCGAGTCGATCATCCGCAAGGCGCTGCGCGCCGCGCTGGGGAGCTGA
- a CDS encoding potassium transporter Kup, with translation MHGSVDNETRRRLAALALGAIGVVYGDIGTSPLYTLQATLNHDGNGVPTSESVFGVLSLIFWAQIIVVSLKYVVFIMRADNKGEGGIMALLALALRSARGDARMRWILAILGIFGAALFYGDGVITPAISVLSAVEGVKVAAPNLPHWVVPSTAVVILFLLFSLQRHGTERVGRLFGPVMVIWFIVIAALGVRQIAHNPHVLFALNPWYAVKFFDSHGMQAFIALGGVVLALTGAEALYADMGHFGKKPIRLAWFSFVLPALVLNYFGQGALLLDHPEAIDNPFFKLVPSALIYPMVGLATLATVIASQAVISGAFSMTREAMSLGYSMRMPVVHTSREMSGQIFVPWVNAFLLTMVLIAVLGFRSSENLSAAYGIAVTGTMTTTTILALVVARYQWHWSRLTVLFAGMLLLTIDLSFLGANLIKIEYGGWFPLVLGVGVFIVMTTWRRGRELVVREIKQSGLALEPFIENVGDHPPLRVPGTAVFLTANQHAVPHALLHNLKHNKVLHERNVLLTVEMLETPVADADERIQITSMGGEFYGMELRYGFAEDPNIPKALSQCSRSGLPFDMMDTTFFLSRETIIADARRPGMALWRDKLFAFMARNALPATAFFQIPGNRLIELGAQVEI, from the coding sequence ATGCACGGCAGCGTCGACAACGAAACCAGGCGACGCCTCGCGGCGTTGGCGCTGGGCGCCATCGGCGTCGTCTACGGCGACATCGGCACCAGCCCCCTCTACACCTTGCAGGCCACGCTCAACCACGACGGCAATGGCGTGCCGACGTCCGAGAGCGTCTTCGGCGTGCTGTCGCTGATCTTCTGGGCGCAGATCATCGTGGTCTCGCTCAAGTACGTCGTGTTCATCATGCGTGCGGACAACAAAGGCGAGGGCGGCATCATGGCGCTGCTCGCACTTGCATTGCGCAGTGCACGCGGCGATGCGCGCATGCGCTGGATCCTGGCCATTCTAGGCATCTTCGGCGCGGCGCTGTTCTATGGCGACGGCGTGATCACGCCGGCGATTTCGGTGCTGTCGGCGGTCGAAGGCGTGAAGGTGGCCGCGCCGAACCTGCCGCATTGGGTCGTGCCCAGCACGGCGGTGGTGATCCTGTTCCTGTTGTTCTCGCTGCAGCGTCACGGTACCGAGCGCGTCGGTCGCCTGTTCGGCCCGGTGATGGTGATCTGGTTCATCGTGATCGCGGCACTGGGCGTGCGCCAGATCGCGCACAATCCCCATGTGCTGTTTGCGCTGAACCCCTGGTACGCGGTGAAGTTTTTCGACAGCCACGGCATGCAGGCCTTCATCGCCCTCGGCGGTGTCGTGCTGGCGCTGACGGGTGCCGAAGCGCTGTACGCGGACATGGGTCATTTCGGCAAGAAACCCATTCGCCTGGCATGGTTCAGCTTCGTGCTGCCGGCGCTGGTGCTCAACTATTTCGGCCAGGGTGCGTTGTTGCTCGACCACCCGGAAGCCATCGATAATCCATTCTTCAAGCTGGTGCCCTCGGCGCTGATCTACCCGATGGTCGGCCTGGCCACCCTGGCCACCGTGATTGCATCGCAGGCCGTGATCTCCGGCGCGTTCTCGATGACCCGCGAAGCGATGTCGCTGGGTTACTCCATGCGCATGCCGGTGGTGCACACCTCGCGTGAGATGTCCGGCCAGATCTTCGTGCCGTGGGTCAATGCCTTCCTGCTGACCATGGTGCTGATCGCCGTCCTCGGGTTCCGCAGCTCGGAAAACCTGAGCGCGGCCTACGGCATCGCGGTGACCGGCACCATGACCACGACGACGATCCTCGCCCTGGTGGTTGCACGCTACCAGTGGCACTGGAGCCGCCTGACCGTGTTGTTCGCCGGCATGCTGCTGCTCACGATCGACCTGTCGTTCCTGGGCGCCAACCTGATCAAGATCGAGTACGGCGGCTGGTTCCCGTTGGTGCTGGGCGTCGGTGTCTTCATCGTGATGACGACCTGGCGTCGCGGACGCGAGCTGGTGGTGCGTGAGATCAAACAGTCCGGCCTGGCGCTGGAGCCTTTCATCGAGAACGTCGGCGATCATCCGCCGCTGCGCGTACCGGGTACGGCCGTCTTCCTGACTGCGAACCAGCACGCCGTGCCGCACGCGCTGCTGCACAACCTCAAGCACAACAAGGTGCTGCACGAGCGCAACGTGCTGCTCACCGTCGAAATGCTGGAGACGCCGGTGGCCGATGCCGATGAGCGCATCCAGATCACGTCGATGGGCGGTGAGTTCTACGGCATGGAGTTGCGCTACGGATTTGCCGAAGATCCGAACATCCCGAAGGCCTTGTCGCAGTGTTCGCGCAGTGGTTTGCCGTTCGACATGATGGACACCACGTTCTTCCTGTCGCGCGAAACCATCATTGCGGATGCGCGGCGTCCGGGCATGGCTTTGTGGCGTGACAAGCTGTTCGCCTTCATGGCGCGCAACGCATTGCCGGCGACAGCGTTCTTCCAGATTCCGGGCAATCGCCTGATCGAGCTGGGCGCCCAGGTAGAGATCTAG
- the ruvB gene encoding Holliday junction branch migration DNA helicase RuvB, with the protein MTDHPRIVTSAAQLDDEALEASIRPKRLAEYLGQQAVREQLSIYIEAAKKRGSALDHVLIFGPPGLGKTTLSHVIANELGVHVRSTSGPVLERAGDLAALLTNLEPHDVLFVDEIHRLSPVVEEVLYPAMEDFQIDIMIGEGPAARSIKLDLPPFTLIGATTRAGLLTAPLRDRFGIVQRLEFYTPDELTAIVRRSARILGIDCDVEGASEIARRSRGTPRIANRLLRRVRDYAEVRANGSITREAARAAMEMLKVDAEGFDELDRRMLSTIIDSFDGGPVGVESLAAALSEDRGTLEDVVEPYLIQQGFLIRTARGRMAAPKAWRHLGLTPPPRQSVPGDLFTPGE; encoded by the coding sequence ATGACCGACCACCCGCGCATTGTGACTTCCGCCGCCCAGCTCGACGACGAAGCCCTCGAGGCCTCCATTCGTCCCAAGCGGCTCGCCGAATACCTCGGCCAGCAGGCGGTGCGCGAGCAGCTGTCGATCTACATCGAAGCGGCAAAGAAGCGTGGGTCGGCGCTCGATCACGTGCTGATTTTCGGGCCGCCGGGCCTGGGCAAGACCACGTTGTCGCACGTCATTGCCAACGAACTTGGCGTCCATGTGCGCTCGACCTCGGGCCCGGTGCTGGAGCGGGCAGGGGACCTGGCCGCCTTGCTGACCAACCTCGAGCCGCACGATGTGCTGTTCGTCGACGAAATCCATCGACTGTCGCCCGTGGTCGAAGAAGTGCTTTATCCGGCGATGGAAGATTTCCAGATCGACATCATGATTGGCGAGGGCCCCGCCGCGCGCTCGATCAAGCTCGATCTGCCGCCGTTCACGCTGATTGGCGCCACCACGCGTGCCGGCTTGCTCACGGCCCCGCTGCGCGACCGCTTTGGCATCGTGCAGCGCCTGGAGTTCTATACGCCGGACGAGCTCACGGCCATCGTGCGTCGTTCGGCGCGCATCCTGGGTATCGACTGCGACGTCGAGGGCGCTTCGGAAATCGCCCGTCGCTCGCGCGGCACCCCGCGTATCGCCAACCGCCTGTTGCGTCGCGTGCGCGACTACGCCGAAGTGCGGGCCAATGGCAGCATCACCCGCGAGGCGGCCCGGGCAGCCATGGAGATGCTCAAGGTCGACGCGGAAGGCTTCGATGAGCTGGACCGCCGCATGCTCAGCACGATTATCGACAGCTTCGACGGTGGTCCGGTGGGTGTGGAGTCGCTGGCAGCGGCCCTGAGCGAGGACCGCGGCACGCTCGAGGACGTGGTCGAGCCCTATCTCATCCAGCAGGGGTTCCTGATCCGCACGGCCCGTGGCCGCATGGCCGCTCCGAAGGCCTGGCGGCATCTTGGGCTGACGCCGCCGCCGCGGCAGTCGGTGCCGGGTGATCTGTTTACCCCGGGCGAGTAA
- the ybgC gene encoding tol-pal system-associated acyl-CoA thioesterase, producing the protein MTPEAPFAWPVRVYWEDTDAGGVVYHASYLRFMERARSEWLRAQGIDQMAFKQATGLAFLVRAMEIDFLRAALLDDELSVTVEVKERRAASILFTQTIRRASDGSQLITAQVRVACVDIQRMRPVQIPAEMIPGLAPNK; encoded by the coding sequence ATGACCCCCGAAGCCCCCTTCGCATGGCCAGTCCGCGTCTATTGGGAAGACACCGATGCCGGTGGCGTGGTCTATCACGCCAGCTACCTGCGTTTCATGGAGCGGGCCCGGTCGGAGTGGCTACGCGCGCAGGGCATCGACCAGATGGCGTTCAAGCAGGCGACGGGTCTGGCCTTCCTGGTCCGTGCGATGGAGATCGACTTTCTGCGCGCGGCCCTGCTGGATGATGAACTGTCGGTGACGGTTGAAGTCAAAGAACGGCGTGCAGCCAGTATCCTTTTCACTCAGACGATTCGCCGGGCCTCGGATGGTTCGCAGCTGATCACCGCACAAGTGCGCGTGGCCTGCGTGGACATCCAGCGTATGCGCCCGGTGCAGATCCCGGCCGAGATGATTCCCGGCCTTGCCCCAAACAAATAA
- the tolQ gene encoding protein TolQ — protein MNGGLNIFKLVAEASILVQLVMLVLLVFSFLSWVIIIRKHQQLRVAMDEAESFEERFWSGADLAQLFREVSSRGAANGGMETVFESGFREFARQRQRKTHDMRIVIEGSERAMRVAGTREIGRLERNLEFLANVGSISPYVGLFGTVIGIMGAFQGLGEMKDVTIAVVAPHISEALIATAMGLFAAIPAVWAYNRFANKVDRVASRYEVFQEEFSSVLQRQIQTDDAA, from the coding sequence ATGAACGGTGGACTGAACATTTTCAAGCTGGTCGCGGAAGCGAGCATCCTCGTGCAGCTCGTCATGCTCGTGCTGCTGGTGTTCTCCTTCCTGTCCTGGGTCATCATCATCCGCAAGCACCAGCAGCTGCGCGTGGCGATGGACGAGGCGGAAAGCTTCGAGGAGCGCTTCTGGTCGGGTGCCGACCTGGCGCAGCTGTTCCGCGAAGTGAGTTCGCGTGGCGCCGCCAATGGCGGCATGGAGACGGTGTTCGAGTCGGGCTTTCGCGAGTTCGCCCGCCAGCGCCAGCGCAAGACGCACGACATGCGCATCGTGATCGAGGGTTCGGAGCGCGCCATGCGCGTGGCTGGCACCCGCGAAATCGGTCGCCTGGAGCGCAACCTTGAGTTCCTCGCCAACGTCGGTTCGATCAGCCCGTACGTCGGCCTGTTCGGCACCGTCATCGGCATCATGGGCGCCTTCCAGGGCCTGGGTGAAATGAAGGACGTCACCATCGCGGTGGTCGCGCCACACATTTCCGAGGCGCTGATCGCCACGGCCATGGGCCTGTTCGCCGCGATCCCGGCTGTCTGGGCGTACAACCGCTTCGCCAACAAGGTCGATCGCGTGGCTTCGCGCTACGAGGTGTTCCAGGAGGAGTTCTCCTCCGTCCTGCAGCGCCAGATCCAGACCGACGACGCGGCCTGA
- the tolR gene encoding protein TolR, producing the protein MRSTSRHKRFKLKSEINVVPYIDVMLVLLIIFMVTAPMMNLGVDIQLPQTQAKSLQDKKDPVVVSVDENGQIYLSSEGSKREAVSPEDFKAKITAFQKANPDLQVLVAGDQRANYGKVYLILPILQEAGVSKIGLMSQPESSGKNGRP; encoded by the coding sequence ATGCGTAGCACCTCGCGCCACAAGCGCTTCAAGCTCAAGTCCGAGATCAACGTCGTGCCGTACATCGACGTGATGCTTGTGCTGCTCATCATCTTCATGGTGACCGCCCCAATGATGAATCTGGGCGTGGATATCCAGCTGCCCCAGACCCAGGCCAAGTCGCTGCAGGACAAGAAGGATCCGGTGGTGGTCTCGGTCGACGAGAACGGCCAGATCTACCTCTCCTCGGAAGGTTCCAAGCGCGAGGCGGTGTCGCCGGAAGATTTCAAGGCCAAGATCACGGCCTTCCAGAAGGCCAATCCCGACCTGCAGGTGCTGGTGGCGGGCGACCAGCGCGCCAATTACGGCAAGGTGTACCTGATCCTGCCGATCCTCCAGGAGGCAGGTGTCTCCAAGATCGGCCTGATGAGTCAGCCTGAGTCGAGCGGGAAGAATGGACGACCGTAA
- a CDS encoding cell envelope integrity protein TolA codes for MDDRNGTSRAVVLSAVLHLGIVVFLGLAIVPCSFYESLFETLHLPASWNPIACAKPLSLPGPIIEATLIGPTGAPPPKPTKAKPVPDTVPPPPTIPPPQPQEAPVVKTLPPPPEHPDTKDQEKVVADALQKAQDAKHEQEERQRQRQAELDAQQAKQKEQQKKELDDLFAKLDKAEQQSKNTNSKAKQAEQQLKDLKDAKPNGEENLPYAEQRQSGTNGEDSLLAQYQAAIQNAVTQNWLRPDNMPNIPCVVHIVQLPGGDVMSAKVDSSCPYDEAGKKSVENAVLRAKPLPYKGFEKVFQRNVDFTFRPQ; via the coding sequence ATGGACGACCGTAACGGCACGTCAAGGGCGGTCGTACTTTCCGCCGTTCTCCATCTGGGCATCGTGGTCTTTCTGGGCCTCGCGATCGTGCCGTGCTCGTTCTACGAAAGCCTGTTCGAGACCCTGCACCTGCCGGCCTCGTGGAATCCGATCGCCTGCGCCAAGCCGCTGTCGCTGCCGGGCCCGATCATCGAGGCCACGCTGATCGGGCCGACCGGCGCGCCGCCGCCGAAGCCGACCAAGGCCAAACCGGTGCCCGACACCGTGCCGCCGCCGCCGACCATTCCGCCGCCGCAACCCCAGGAGGCGCCGGTGGTCAAGACCCTGCCGCCGCCCCCGGAGCACCCGGATACCAAGGATCAGGAAAAAGTCGTCGCCGACGCACTGCAAAAAGCGCAGGACGCCAAGCACGAGCAGGAAGAACGCCAGCGCCAGCGCCAGGCCGAGCTGGACGCCCAGCAGGCCAAGCAGAAAGAACAGCAGAAGAAGGAGCTGGACGATCTGTTTGCCAAGCTGGACAAGGCCGAGCAGCAGTCCAAGAACACCAACAGCAAGGCCAAACAGGCCGAGCAGCAGCTGAAGGACCTCAAGGACGCCAAGCCCAACGGCGAGGAAAACCTGCCTTACGCCGAGCAGCGCCAGTCCGGAACCAACGGCGAGGACAGCCTGCTGGCCCAGTACCAGGCCGCGATTCAGAACGCGGTCACGCAGAATTGGCTACGCCCGGATAACATGCCGAACATTCCGTGCGTGGTGCATATCGTGCAGCTGCCGGGTGGCGACGTCATGAGCGCCAAGGTCGATTCCAGCTGCCCGTATGATGAAGCCGGCAAAAAGTCCGTGGAAAATGCCGTGCTTCGTGCGAAGCCCCTGCCGTACAAGGGCTTCGAAAAAGTGTTCCAACGCAATGTCGATTTCACCTTCAGGCCGCAGTGA